One region of Enterobacter ludwigii genomic DNA includes:
- a CDS encoding zinc ribbon domain-containing protein → MTITCPDCQTPLEPLNGVAHCDSCNKDIALEARCPECHQPLQVLKACGAVDYFCQNGHGLISKKRVEFVQAEG, encoded by the coding sequence ATGACGATTACCTGCCCGGATTGCCAGACACCGCTTGAGCCCCTGAATGGGGTGGCACATTGCGACAGCTGTAATAAAGACATTGCGCTTGAAGCCCGTTGCCCGGAATGCCATCAGCCGCTCCAGGTATTAAAAGCCTGCGGCGCGGTGGACTATTTCTGCCAGAACGGCCACGGTCTTATCTCTAAAAAACGCGTGGAGTTCGTTCAGGCTGAAGGCTAA
- a CDS encoding oxidoreductase yields the protein MQLGFVGLGAVVETAYMPALRHLFGHSVRCFGFDVLPAKHPEGVTRCTSLAELLAIPLDTLFITTASLHHLEVLEQAIASPVPRIVVEKPVVATLPQIEKLNTLLAKPGVASRVLALDHWMARLETVKRSLVGNVSDIVKIDGFLQEPSGYNVAGEPIALNFATGEPDTRTLCHPDGVILDIGTHVLAMLRETVRYLGGHDDMTLQVVTAKDRLGREIAKGDLTTAEGEAHLQGSISGVPVDIWLNKYAGPAGGQKGLRFCLRDGGTISYDRHGTEDVLELINGETRQCWKIPGTIYEHCLAEHILGVRSLYERASQEVSRTTRRRIEEVTLLLTLQQQLRGPH from the coding sequence ATGCAGTTAGGATTTGTTGGTCTTGGCGCGGTAGTGGAAACCGCGTATATGCCCGCGTTGCGACACCTTTTTGGTCACTCGGTTCGTTGTTTCGGGTTTGATGTTCTTCCCGCAAAGCACCCTGAAGGCGTTACGCGCTGCACTTCCCTTGCGGAACTTCTTGCTATACCGCTGGATACCCTGTTTATCACCACTGCATCGCTGCATCATCTTGAGGTGCTGGAGCAGGCGATTGCCTCGCCCGTTCCACGCATTGTGGTTGAAAAACCGGTAGTCGCCACGCTTCCCCAAATAGAAAAGCTCAATACGCTGCTGGCAAAACCCGGTGTGGCATCTCGCGTGCTGGCGCTCGACCACTGGATGGCGCGCCTTGAAACGGTGAAGCGGTCGCTGGTGGGTAATGTCTCTGACATCGTCAAAATCGACGGTTTTTTGCAGGAGCCGAGTGGCTATAACGTAGCTGGAGAACCCATCGCGCTTAACTTTGCCACGGGCGAGCCGGATACCCGTACGCTTTGCCATCCTGATGGCGTGATTCTGGATATCGGTACGCACGTGCTGGCGATGCTGCGCGAAACGGTGCGTTATCTGGGAGGCCATGACGATATGACGTTGCAGGTCGTCACGGCTAAAGACCGCCTGGGTCGCGAAATCGCAAAAGGCGACCTGACCACGGCGGAAGGCGAGGCGCATCTTCAGGGAAGCATCAGCGGCGTGCCGGTGGATATCTGGCTTAACAAATACGCGGGACCCGCGGGCGGGCAAAAAGGTTTACGGTTCTGCTTGAGGGACGGGGGCACTATCAGCTACGACCGGCACGGCACAGAAGATGTGCTGGAGCTGATAAATGGCGAGACCCGTCAATGCTGGAAAATTCCCGGCACAATCTACGAACACTGTCTTGCAGAGCATATTCTGGGCGTCAGGAGTCTGTATGAACGGGCTTCGCAAGAGGTGAGTCGCACCACGCGCCGCAGGATCGAGGAAGTGACGCTGCTGCTGACCTTGCAGCAACAGTTGCGTGGCCCGCACTGA
- a CDS encoding peptide MFS transporter: MQSSVNQKESRTFFGHPYPLGSLFFTEMWERFSFYGIRPLLILFMAATVYDGGMGLARENASAIVGIFAGTMYLAALPGGWLADNWLGQQRAVWYGSILIALGHLSIALSAIMGDNLFFIGLMFIVLGSGLFKTCISVMVGTLYKKGDARRDGGFSLFYMGINMGSFIAPLISGWLIKTHGWHWGFGIGGIGMLVALIIFRVFAVPAMKRYDSEVGLDSTWNSPVVKRNGVGVWLLALAAGVATIVTLIAQGVIVINPVAVASVLVYVIAASVALYFIYLFVFAGLNRKERARLLVCFILLISAAFFWSAFEQKPTSFNLFANDYTNRTIGDFEIPAVWFQSINALFIILLAPVFSWAWPKLASMNIRPSSITKFVIGILCAAAGFGLMMLAAENVLSNGGAGVSPFWLVGSILMLTLGELCLSPIGLATMTLLAPERMRGQMMGLWFCASALGNLAAGLIGGHVKADQLDMLPDLFARCSVALLICAAVLIVLIVPVRRMLENAQTKPAANA, from the coding sequence ATGCAATCCTCTGTTAATCAAAAAGAAAGCCGAACGTTCTTCGGCCATCCGTATCCGCTCGGTTCTCTGTTCTTCACCGAGATGTGGGAGCGCTTCTCGTTTTACGGCATTCGCCCGTTACTGATCCTGTTTATGGCCGCCACCGTCTATGACGGCGGGATGGGGCTGGCGCGCGAAAACGCCTCGGCGATTGTCGGTATCTTTGCCGGGACCATGTATCTGGCCGCACTGCCGGGTGGCTGGCTGGCCGATAACTGGCTCGGCCAGCAGAGAGCCGTCTGGTACGGTTCGATTCTGATTGCGCTCGGTCACCTGTCGATCGCGCTGTCGGCCATCATGGGCGATAACCTGTTCTTCATCGGCCTGATGTTCATCGTGCTCGGCTCTGGTCTGTTCAAAACCTGTATCTCGGTGATGGTCGGTACCCTGTACAAAAAAGGTGACGCGCGTCGTGACGGCGGATTCTCGCTGTTCTACATGGGCATCAACATGGGCTCGTTCATCGCGCCACTGATTTCCGGCTGGCTGATCAAAACCCACGGCTGGCACTGGGGCTTTGGTATTGGCGGTATCGGGATGCTGGTCGCGCTGATTATCTTCCGCGTGTTTGCCGTTCCGGCGATGAAACGCTATGACAGCGAAGTCGGTCTCGACTCCACCTGGAACAGCCCGGTCGTGAAGCGTAACGGCGTGGGCGTGTGGCTCCTGGCACTTGCCGCAGGTGTGGCGACGATCGTCACGCTGATCGCCCAGGGCGTGATTGTGATTAACCCGGTCGCGGTAGCCAGCGTGCTGGTTTACGTGATTGCGGCGTCCGTGGCCCTCTACTTTATTTATCTGTTTGTTTTTGCAGGCCTGAACCGTAAAGAGCGCGCCAGACTGCTGGTCTGTTTTATTCTGCTGATCTCTGCGGCCTTCTTCTGGTCTGCGTTTGAGCAGAAGCCAACCTCGTTCAACCTGTTCGCCAACGACTACACTAACCGCACGATCGGTGATTTCGAAATCCCGGCGGTGTGGTTCCAGTCAATTAATGCCCTGTTCATCATCCTGCTGGCACCGGTATTTAGCTGGGCATGGCCGAAGCTTGCGAGCATGAACATTCGTCCGAGCAGTATCACCAAGTTTGTTATCGGTATTCTGTGTGCTGCGGCAGGTTTTGGCCTGATGATGCTGGCGGCAGAAAACGTGCTGAGTAATGGTGGCGCGGGCGTGTCGCCGTTCTGGCTGGTGGGCAGTATCCTGATGCTGACGCTCGGCGAACTGTGCCTGAGCCCGATTGGCCTGGCGACCATGACATTGCTGGCGCCAGAGAGAATGCGTGGTCAGATGATGGGCTTGTGGTTCTGCGCCAGTGCCCTGGGGAACCTGGCTGCGGGCCTGATTGGCGGTCACGTGAAGGCCGACCAGCTGGATATGCTGCCGGATCTCTTTGCTCGCTGTTCCGTCGCGCTGCTGATTTGTGCCGCGGTACTGATCGTCCTCATTGTTCCAGTGCGTCGTATGCTGGAAAATGCGCAGACTAAACCGGCTGCTAACGCCTGA
- the der gene encoding ribosome biogenesis GTPase Der: protein MVPVVALVGRPNVGKSTLFNRLTRTRDALVADFPGLTRDRKYGRAEVEGREFICIDTGGIDGTEDGVETRMAEQSLLAIEEADVVLFMVDARAGLMPADSAIAKHLRSREKPTFLVANKTDGIDADQAIADFWSLGLGEIYPIAASHGRGVTSLLETVLLPWVDEVNPPEEVDEDAEYWAQFEDGEEGEEEEPEDDFNPQDLPIKLAIVGRPNVGKSTLTNRILGEERVVVYDMPGTTRDSIYIPMQRDEREYVLIDTAGVRKRGKITDVVEKFSVIKTLQAIEDANVVLLVIDAREGISDQDLSLLGFILNSGRSLVIVVNKWDGLSNEVREQVKETLDFRLGFIDFARVHFISALHGSGVGNLFESVREAYDSSTRRQSTAMLTRIMNMAAEDHQPPLVRGRRVKLKYAHAGGYNPPIVVIHGNQVKDLPDSYKRYLMNYFRKSLDVMGTPIRIQFKEGENPFANKRNTLTPNQMRKRKRLIKHIKKSK, encoded by the coding sequence ATGGTACCTGTGGTCGCGCTTGTCGGGCGCCCTAACGTTGGAAAATCCACTCTTTTTAACCGTTTAACACGCACCCGTGATGCGCTGGTTGCGGATTTCCCGGGGCTGACGCGTGACCGTAAGTACGGTCGTGCAGAAGTAGAAGGACGTGAGTTCATCTGTATTGATACCGGTGGTATTGACGGCACTGAAGATGGTGTTGAAACCCGCATGGCAGAGCAGTCGCTGCTGGCAATTGAAGAGGCCGATGTGGTGCTGTTCATGGTGGATGCCCGTGCTGGCCTGATGCCAGCGGACTCCGCGATCGCCAAACACCTGCGTTCACGCGAAAAGCCGACCTTCCTGGTGGCGAACAAAACTGACGGCATCGATGCCGATCAGGCCATCGCGGATTTCTGGTCTCTGGGCCTGGGTGAAATCTACCCTATCGCGGCATCGCATGGCCGTGGCGTAACCAGCCTGCTGGAAACCGTTCTGCTGCCGTGGGTCGACGAAGTTAACCCGCCAGAAGAGGTGGACGAAGACGCCGAATACTGGGCGCAGTTTGAAGACGGAGAAGAGGGCGAAGAAGAAGAGCCTGAAGACGACTTCAACCCGCAGGATCTGCCGATCAAGCTGGCTATCGTGGGTCGTCCAAACGTAGGTAAGTCTACACTTACTAACCGTATCCTGGGTGAAGAACGCGTGGTCGTTTACGACATGCCGGGCACCACCCGTGACAGTATCTACATCCCTATGCAGCGCGATGAGCGTGAGTATGTCCTCATCGACACCGCAGGCGTACGTAAGCGTGGAAAAATCACCGATGTGGTGGAAAAATTCTCCGTTATCAAAACCCTGCAGGCGATTGAAGATGCCAACGTGGTGCTGCTGGTTATTGATGCTCGCGAAGGTATCTCCGATCAGGATCTCTCTCTGCTCGGCTTCATCCTCAATAGTGGGCGCTCACTGGTTATCGTGGTCAACAAATGGGATGGCCTGAGCAATGAAGTGAGAGAGCAGGTGAAAGAGACCCTCGACTTCCGTCTGGGCTTCATCGACTTTGCTCGCGTGCACTTCATCTCCGCGCTGCACGGCAGCGGCGTGGGCAACCTGTTCGAATCGGTGCGTGAAGCGTATGACAGCTCCACCCGTCGTCAGAGTACCGCCATGCTGACCCGCATCATGAACATGGCTGCAGAAGACCATCAGCCGCCGCTGGTGCGCGGTCGTCGCGTGAAGCTGAAATATGCCCACGCCGGTGGTTATAACCCGCCAATCGTGGTGATTCATGGCAACCAGGTGAAAGACCTGCCGGACTCCTACAAGCGCTATTTGATGAACTACTTCCGTAAATCGCTCGACGTGATGGGTACGCCTATCCGTATCCAGTTTAAGGAAGGGGAAAACCCGTTCGCCAACAAGCGCAACACCCTGACGCCAAACCAGATGCGTAAGCGTAAGCGTTTGATTAAACACATTAAGAAAAGCAAATAA
- the bamB gene encoding outer membrane protein assembly factor BamB, whose protein sequence is MQLRKLLLPGLLSVTLLSGCSLFSGEEDVVKMSPLPTVENQFTPSTAWSTSVGDGIGDFYSNLHPAFADSVIYAADRKGTVKAVNADDGKEVWSINLAEKDGWFSRKPALLSGGLTVAGGHVYVGSEKAQVYALNSSDGSIAWQTTVAGESLSRPVVSDGLVLIHTSNGQLQALNEADGLVKWTVNLDMPALSLRGESAPATAFGAAIVGGDNGRVSAVLMQQGQMIWQQRISQATGSTEIDRLSDVDTTPVIVNGVVYALAYNGNLTALDLRSGQIMWKRELGSVNDFIVEGNRIYMVDQNDRLLALSTEGGVTLWTQSDLLHRLLTAPALYNGSLVVGDSEGYMHWIDPENGRFVAQQKVDSSGFLTDPVVADGKLLIQAKDGTLYAITR, encoded by the coding sequence ATGCAATTGCGTAAATTACTTCTGCCAGGACTGCTTTCTGTTACGTTATTGAGTGGTTGTTCACTGTTCAGTGGCGAAGAAGACGTTGTGAAAATGTCCCCACTGCCGACGGTTGAAAACCAGTTTACCCCATCCACTGCGTGGAGCACCTCCGTGGGTGATGGGATTGGTGATTTCTATTCCAACCTTCATCCGGCCTTTGCCGACAGCGTAATCTATGCGGCTGACCGCAAAGGTACCGTGAAAGCGGTGAACGCTGATGACGGAAAAGAAGTGTGGTCGATTAACCTGGCGGAAAAAGACGGCTGGTTCTCCCGTAAACCTGCACTGCTGTCTGGTGGCCTGACGGTTGCCGGTGGTCATGTCTACGTGGGCAGCGAAAAAGCACAGGTTTATGCCCTGAACAGCAGCGACGGCTCCATTGCCTGGCAAACGACCGTGGCGGGTGAATCCCTGTCTCGTCCGGTGGTGAGTGACGGCCTGGTGCTGATTCATACCAGCAACGGTCAGCTGCAGGCGCTGAACGAAGCGGACGGACTGGTGAAATGGACCGTTAACCTGGATATGCCAGCGCTTTCTCTGCGCGGCGAATCCGCACCGGCTACCGCGTTTGGTGCTGCCATTGTCGGCGGTGACAACGGTCGCGTGAGCGCAGTGCTGATGCAGCAAGGCCAGATGATCTGGCAGCAGCGTATCTCTCAGGCTACGGGCTCAACGGAAATTGACCGTCTGAGCGACGTCGACACAACGCCGGTTATCGTTAACGGTGTGGTTTACGCGCTGGCCTATAACGGTAACCTGACTGCGCTGGATCTGCGCAGCGGCCAGATCATGTGGAAACGTGAGCTGGGCTCGGTGAATGATTTCATCGTTGAGGGTAACCGCATCTATATGGTTGACCAGAACGACCGTCTGCTGGCGCTGAGCACCGAAGGTGGCGTGACGCTGTGGACGCAAAGCGATCTGCTGCACCGTCTGCTGACAGCGCCAGCGCTGTACAACGGTAGCCTGGTGGTTGGTGACAGCGAAGGGTATATGCACTGGATTGATCCAGAAAATGGTCGCTTTGTTGCACAGCAAAAAGTCGACAGCTCTGGTTTCCTGACCGATCCGGTTGTGGCCGATGGTAAACTGCTGATTCAGGCAAAAGACGGCACGCTGTACGCGATCACGCGTTAA
- a CDS encoding YfgM family protein — protein MEIYENEHDQVDAIKRFFAENGKALVVGVILGVGALIGWRYWNNHQADSARGASLSYENTVSAIRADQPQTLTAAEKFAADNKNTYGALAALEVAQQYVDKNELDKAAAQLSQGLAAASDENLKAVINLRLARIQVQQKKADDALKTLDTIKGDGFAAIVADLRGEALLSKGDKAGARKAWQAGVDSQASPALSEMMQMKINNLSV, from the coding sequence GTGGAAATTTACGAGAACGAACACGATCAGGTCGACGCGATTAAACGCTTCTTCGCTGAAAACGGCAAAGCGCTGGTTGTTGGGGTTATTTTAGGTGTCGGTGCGCTGATAGGCTGGCGTTACTGGAACAATCATCAGGCGGATTCCGCGCGTGGCGCGTCCCTGTCCTATGAAAATACCGTGAGCGCAATTCGAGCCGATCAGCCACAAACGCTGACGGCAGCCGAAAAGTTTGCGGCTGATAACAAAAACACCTACGGTGCACTGGCTGCACTGGAAGTAGCACAGCAGTACGTTGATAAGAACGAACTGGATAAAGCGGCTGCTCAGCTGTCTCAGGGCCTTGCGGCCGCCAGCGATGAAAACCTGAAAGCGGTTATCAACCTTCGTCTGGCACGTATCCAGGTTCAGCAGAAAAAAGCTGACGACGCGCTGAAAACGCTCGATACCATCAAAGGTGATGGCTTTGCTGCCATCGTTGCCGATCTGCGCGGTGAAGCACTGCTGAGCAAAGGTGACAAAGCGGGCGCGCGTAAAGCGTGGCAAGCTGGCGTGGATAGTCAGGCATCACCTGCGCTGAGCGAAATGATGCAGATGAAAATAAATAATTTGTCCGTCTGA
- the hisS gene encoding histidine--tRNA ligase — MAKNIQAIRGMNDYLPGETAIWQRIEGTLKQVLGSYGYSEIRLPIVEQTPLFKRAIGEVTDVVEKEMYTFEDRNGDSLTLRPEGTAGCVRAGIEHGLLYNQEQRLWYIGPMFRHERPQKGRYRQFNQLGVEVFGLQGPDIDAELIMLTARWWRALGISEHVSLELNSIGSLEARANYRDALVAFLEQHKEKLDEDCKRRMYSNPLRVLDSKNADVQALLNDAPALGDYLDEESREHFAGLCKLLEAAGIAYTVNQRLVRGLDYYNRTVFEWVTSSLGSQGTVCAGGRYDGLVEQLGGRAAPAVGFAMGLERLVLLVQAVNPEFKADSVVDIYLVASGADTQSAAMQLAERVRDALPDVKLMTNHGGGNFKKQFARADKWGASIALVLGESEVANGEVVVKDLRSGEQTTVTQDGVAAHLRTLLG, encoded by the coding sequence GTGGCAAAAAACATTCAAGCCATCCGCGGCATGAACGATTATCTGCCTGGCGAAACCGCCATCTGGCAGCGCATTGAAGGCACACTGAAGCAGGTGCTCGGCAGCTACGGTTACAGCGAAATCCGTTTGCCGATTGTAGAGCAGACCCCGTTATTCAAACGCGCGATCGGCGAAGTCACCGACGTGGTTGAAAAAGAGATGTACACCTTTGAGGACCGTAACGGCGACAGCCTGACCTTGCGTCCGGAAGGGACGGCGGGCTGCGTACGCGCCGGCATCGAACATGGTCTTCTGTACAATCAGGAGCAACGCCTGTGGTATATCGGCCCGATGTTCCGCCACGAACGTCCCCAGAAAGGTCGTTATCGCCAGTTCAACCAGCTGGGTGTGGAAGTTTTTGGCCTGCAGGGGCCGGATATTGACGCTGAGCTGATTATGCTGACCGCTCGCTGGTGGCGCGCGCTGGGGATTTCTGAGCACGTTTCGCTGGAGCTGAACTCAATCGGCTCTCTGGAAGCACGCGCAAACTACCGTGACGCGCTGGTGGCGTTCCTGGAACAGCATAAAGAGAAGCTGGACGAAGACTGCAAACGTCGTATGTACAGCAACCCGCTGCGCGTTCTGGATTCCAAAAACGCAGATGTACAGGCGCTGCTGAACGATGCGCCTGCGCTGGGTGACTACCTGGATGAAGAGTCTCGCGAACACTTCGCGGGCCTGTGCAAGCTGCTTGAAGCGGCAGGTATCGCTTACACCGTTAACCAGCGCCTGGTGCGCGGTCTGGACTACTACAACCGCACTGTATTCGAGTGGGTTACCTCAAGCCTCGGTTCGCAGGGCACCGTGTGTGCGGGCGGTCGTTATGACGGTCTGGTAGAGCAGTTAGGTGGCCGTGCAGCCCCTGCGGTTGGCTTCGCGATGGGTCTTGAACGACTTGTTTTGTTGGTTCAGGCAGTTAATCCGGAATTTAAAGCAGATTCCGTTGTCGATATATACCTGGTGGCCTCAGGTGCGGATACGCAGTCTGCGGCGATGCAGCTTGCTGAACGCGTGCGCGATGCACTGCCGGACGTTAAGCTGATGACCAACCACGGCGGCGGCAACTTTAAAAAACAGTTTGCTCGTGCCGATAAGTGGGGCGCAAGTATTGCACTGGTGCTGGGCGAGTCCGAAGTGGCTAACGGCGAAGTAGTAGTGAAAGACCTGCGCTCTGGTGAGCAGACAACGGTAACGCAGGACGGCGTTGCGGCGCACTTGCGCACTCTATTAGGCTAA
- the ispG gene encoding flavodoxin-dependent (E)-4-hydroxy-3-methylbut-2-enyl-diphosphate synthase, giving the protein MHNQAPIQRRKSKRIYVGNVPIGDGAPIAVQSMTNTRTTDVEATVNQIKALERVGADIVRVSVPTMDAAEAFKLIKQQVSVPLVADIHFDYRIALKVAGYGVDCLRINPGNIGNEERIRMVVDCARDKNIPIRIGVNAGSLEKDLQEKYGEPTPQALLESAMRHVDHLDRLNFDQFKVSVKASDVFLAVESYRLLAKQIDQPLHLGITEAGGLRSGSVKSAIGLGLLLSEGIGDTLRVSLAADPVEEIKVGFDILKSLRIRARGINFIACPTCSRQEFDVIGTVNALEQRLEDIITPMDVSIIGCVVNGPGEALVSTLGVTGGNKKSGLYEDGVRKDRLDNSDMIDQLEARIRAKAAMMDETQRISVQQVEK; this is encoded by the coding sequence ATGCATAACCAGGCTCCGATTCAACGTAGAAAATCGAAACGGATTTACGTTGGGAATGTGCCAATCGGCGATGGGGCACCTATCGCCGTTCAGTCGATGACCAACACGCGCACCACCGATGTGGAAGCGACGGTCAATCAAATCAAAGCATTAGAACGTGTGGGCGCGGACATTGTTCGCGTCTCCGTCCCGACCATGGATGCCGCTGAGGCGTTCAAACTGATCAAACAGCAGGTCAGCGTTCCGCTGGTGGCTGATATCCACTTCGACTACCGCATTGCCCTGAAAGTGGCCGGATACGGCGTCGATTGCCTGCGTATTAACCCGGGCAATATCGGTAACGAAGAGCGTATCCGCATGGTAGTGGACTGCGCCCGCGATAAAAATATTCCTATCCGTATCGGCGTCAATGCCGGTTCCCTGGAAAAAGATCTGCAGGAAAAGTACGGTGAGCCTACGCCACAGGCGTTGCTCGAATCCGCGATGCGTCACGTCGATCATCTCGATCGTCTTAACTTCGATCAGTTCAAAGTCAGTGTAAAAGCGTCCGATGTATTCCTTGCGGTGGAGTCTTACCGCCTGCTGGCAAAACAGATCGACCAGCCTCTGCACCTCGGGATCACCGAAGCAGGCGGTCTGCGTAGCGGTTCGGTAAAATCCGCGATCGGTCTGGGGCTGCTGCTCTCCGAAGGGATCGGTGACACCTTGCGCGTCTCTCTGGCGGCCGATCCGGTCGAAGAGATCAAGGTCGGATTCGATATCCTGAAGTCGCTGCGTATTCGCGCACGTGGGATCAACTTCATTGCCTGCCCAACCTGTTCACGTCAGGAGTTTGATGTGATCGGTACGGTGAATGCTCTGGAACAGCGTCTGGAAGACATCATTACCCCGATGGACGTCTCTATCATCGGCTGTGTGGTGAACGGTCCGGGTGAAGCGCTGGTGTCAACTCTGGGCGTGACCGGCGGTAACAAGAAAAGTGGTCTCTATGAAGATGGCGTTCGTAAAGATCGTCTGGATAATAGCGACATGATCGACCAGCTTGAAGCCCGCATCCGTGCCAAAGCGGCCATGATGGACGAGACACAGCGTATCAGCGTTCAGCAGGTTGAAAAATAA
- the rodZ gene encoding cytoskeleton protein RodZ, with the protein MNTEATHDQHEALSTGVRLRNAREQLGLSQQAVAERLCLKVSTVRDIEEDKAPADLASTFLRGYIRSYAKLVHIPENELLPMMEKQAPVRAAKVAPMQTFSLGKRRKKRDGWLMSFTWLVLFVVIGLTGAWWWQNHKAQQEEITTMADQSSAELNQAGSENGQSVPLNTDGAASSSEPQTVAPDASATGAAQAPAATANTAAPQAQDQNAVVSPSQANVDTAANAPAATQPADNTAASLPTNPAGTATAAADPNALVMNFNADCWLEVTDATGKKLFSGLQRKDGTLNLTGQAPYKLKIGAPAAVQIQYQGKPVDLSRFIRTNQVARLTVNAEQSAAQ; encoded by the coding sequence ATGAATACTGAAGCCACTCACGACCAACATGAAGCACTCTCCACTGGCGTTCGTCTTCGCAACGCCCGTGAACAACTCGGACTCAGCCAGCAAGCCGTAGCAGAACGCTTGTGCCTGAAGGTTTCCACGGTTCGCGATATTGAAGAAGATAAGGCGCCTGCCGATCTGGCTTCAACGTTCTTGCGCGGTTATATCCGCTCTTACGCAAAACTGGTGCACATCCCCGAAAACGAATTACTGCCGATGATGGAGAAGCAGGCACCGGTACGTGCAGCGAAAGTTGCGCCGATGCAGACCTTCTCCCTGGGGAAACGTCGTAAAAAACGTGATGGCTGGCTGATGAGCTTTACCTGGCTGGTGCTGTTTGTGGTGATCGGTCTGACCGGGGCATGGTGGTGGCAAAACCACAAGGCGCAGCAGGAAGAGATCACCACCATGGCCGATCAATCCTCCGCCGAACTCAACCAGGCCGGAAGTGAGAACGGCCAGAGCGTGCCGCTGAATACCGACGGCGCAGCGTCCTCCAGCGAGCCACAGACCGTAGCGCCAGACGCGTCGGCGACCGGTGCAGCGCAGGCCCCGGCAGCAACGGCGAACACCGCTGCGCCTCAGGCTCAGGATCAAAACGCGGTGGTTTCCCCTTCTCAGGCTAATGTTGATACGGCGGCGAACGCGCCAGCGGCCACTCAGCCTGCGGACAATACCGCAGCCTCTCTGCCAACCAATCCGGCAGGCACCGCCACGGCAGCCGCCGATCCGAATGCGCTGGTGATGAACTTTAACGCCGACTGCTGGCTGGAAGTGACTGACGCAACAGGTAAAAAACTGTTCAGCGGCCTGCAGCGTAAAGATGGCACGTTAAACCTAACCGGCCAGGCTCCTTATAAACTTAAAATCGGCGCTCCGGCAGCGGTACAGATCCAGTATCAAGGAAAACCTGTCGACCTGAGCCGCTTTATCAGAACTAACCAGGTTGCACGTCTTACCGTTAATGCCGAACAATCAGCAGCACAGTAA
- a CDS encoding bifunctional tRNA (adenosine(37)-C2)-methyltransferase TrmG/ribosomal RNA large subunit methyltransferase RlmN yields the protein MSELVNTSEVATPAVPNKNGKINLLDLNRQQMREFFKEMGEKPFRADQVMKWMYHYCSDNFDDMTDINKVLRNKLKEVAEIRAPEVVEEQRSSDGTIKWAIAVGDQRVETVYIPEEDRATLCVSSQVGCALECKFCSTAQQGFNRNLRVSEIIGQVWRAAKIVGAAKVTGTRPITNVVMMGMGEPLLNLTNVVPAMEIMLDDFGFGLSKRRVTLSTSGVVPALDKLGDMIDVALAISLHAPNDEIRDEIVPINKKYNIETFLAAVRRYLEKSNANQGRVTIEYVMLDHVNDGTEHAHQLAELLKDTPCKINLIPWNPFPGAPYGRSSNSRIDRFSKVLMEYGFTTIVRKTRGDDIDAACGQLAGDVIDRTKRTLRKRMQGETIAVKAV from the coding sequence ATGTCTGAATTAGTGAATACCTCCGAAGTCGCCACGCCTGCGGTTCCAAATAAAAATGGAAAAATCAACCTGCTGGATCTGAACCGTCAGCAGATGCGCGAGTTCTTTAAAGAGATGGGTGAGAAGCCGTTTCGTGCCGATCAGGTGATGAAATGGATGTACCATTACTGCAGCGACAATTTTGATGACATGACTGACATCAACAAGGTCCTGCGTAATAAGCTCAAAGAAGTTGCAGAGATCCGTGCGCCAGAAGTGGTGGAAGAGCAGCGTTCTTCTGACGGCACCATCAAATGGGCGATTGCCGTAGGCGATCAACGCGTTGAAACCGTCTACATCCCGGAAGAAGACCGCGCCACGCTGTGTGTCTCCTCTCAGGTAGGCTGTGCGCTGGAGTGCAAATTCTGCTCTACCGCGCAGCAAGGTTTTAACCGTAACCTGCGTGTCTCTGAAATTATCGGCCAGGTCTGGCGTGCCGCAAAAATTGTGGGCGCAGCAAAAGTGACAGGTACGCGTCCCATTACCAACGTGGTGATGATGGGCATGGGTGAGCCACTGCTGAACTTGACCAACGTCGTTCCGGCGATGGAAATCATGCTGGATGACTTTGGCTTTGGTCTGTCCAAGCGTCGCGTAACGCTGTCGACCTCGGGCGTTGTGCCTGCCCTGGACAAGCTCGGCGACATGATTGACGTTGCGCTGGCAATCTCCCTGCACGCACCAAACGATGAAATCCGTGACGAAATTGTGCCGATCAACAAAAAGTACAATATCGAAACCTTCCTCGCCGCCGTGCGTCGTTACCTGGAGAAATCTAACGCGAACCAGGGCCGTGTCACTATCGAGTACGTGATGCTTGACCATGTTAACGACGGTACCGAACATGCGCATCAGCTGGCTGAACTGCTGAAAGATACGCCATGCAAAATCAACCTGATTCCATGGAACCCGTTCCCGGGCGCACCTTATGGACGTAGCTCGAACAGCCGTATCGATCGCTTCTCCAAAGTGCTGATGGAGTATGGTTTCACCACCATCGTGCGTAAAACCCGTGGTGATGACATTGATGCCGCATGCGGACAGCTGGCAGGTGATGTCATTGACCGTACCAAACGCACCCTGCGTAAACGCATGCAGGGCGAGACGATCGCGGTCAAAGCTGTTTGA